The region CCCCAGTCATGTTTTGCCTTTTGTTCCATCCAGTGGCGCATGGGAAGATTTAATTCCGAAAAAAATCTTATAAATATTGTGTTGTGACAGGAGTTTGCTACAGCCCTGTGAAATTCAAGATCAGCTTCAATAAGATCGTGATTATTTTTTTGGGCATGGATGATCTTATTGTGTTGTTTTTTTATTTCAGCAAGATCAGCAGCTGTAGCCCGTTCGGCAGCCAGTCGGGCAATGGTTTGCTCTATTTCTGACCTTGCCTCAACTAATTCACTGATTTTTTCCCGTCCCATGGTAATCAGGGATAAGCCGATTGATTTTGAGTTCTCCGTCGCTTCCGTTATTCTTGTTCCCTGTCCCGGGCGAACTGACAGAATTCCCAACAGTTCAAGCGCACCTACAGCTTCTCGTATTGAGCTTCTACCTACACCGAAACGTTTCATTAACTGGGGTTCGGGGGGGAGCTTATCTCCGGGGCAGAGTTCCCCGTTGGAAATGCGTTCAACTAGTTCTTCTATTATCTGGTCAGACAGTCGTTTGCGCTGAAGTTGCGTCTGGTTACTTCTCATTATTTCTGCTTTTTTTTTAAAGTTTAGTAGCTGTGCAATATTGGATTGTTAACATGTAAATTCTCTTTTCCCTATCATATTGACAATTCAGCAAAGAGGCAATATTTATTCATCATAACATCAGATGTTATGATGTTAGCGATACAGTGCAATACTTGAAGTGCAAATAAACTTTGCAGCTGAATCCATCTTGTAGTGGGGATTTTCAAAAGGAGTAACGGACATGAGTAAGAAGATTGGTTGGATCGGAACAGGGGTTATGGGGGCTTCTATGTGTATGCATCTGCTCAAAGCCGGGAACGAGGCATTTGTTTACAATCGAACTAAGTCGAAAGCTGATGGACTCGTGGCTGAAGGGGCCGTGTGGTGTGAATCTCCGGCAGAAGTTGCGAAAAACGCGGACATCATTTTTAGCATAGTCGGTTATCCTTCTGATGTGGAAGAGACCATTTTGGGACAAAATGGTGTTCTTGCTAATGCGGTTGAAGGTAAAATTATCGTAGATATGACAACTTCTGATCCTTCTCTTGCTGA is a window of Maridesulfovibrio sp. DNA encoding:
- a CDS encoding FadR/GntR family transcriptional regulator; this translates as MRSNQTQLQRKRLSDQIIEELVERISNGELCPGDKLPPEPQLMKRFGVGRSSIREAVGALELLGILSVRPGQGTRITEATENSKSIGLSLITMGREKISELVEARSEIEQTIARLAAERATAADLAEIKKQHNKIIHAQKNNHDLIEADLEFHRAVANSCHNTIFIRFFSELNLPMRHWMEQKAKHDWGFANVVTEHEAIINAIESQDSKAAQLAMGKHIEVAGKNLISAMQEIDIKAHKE